A window from Aeromonas rivipollensis encodes these proteins:
- a CDS encoding tyrosine-type recombinase/integrase: MAYPTISPPAHQSLQTVFDPALNSRARRFLRSAKANSTLNAYQADTRIFVYWCQLHGLDPLQTSHHDIMNFLADQADGILADWVWLDKEEGKGELRNGEPRKPATLVRRLAGIRYAFKQKGIHPMPTEHAEIKEMMRGIVRLGDNRKRKTGALTLQPLTRVLDEIDTSTLAGLRDHTLLLLMFSGALRRSEAARIEVGDLDFVGQGIRLRLKPSKHQLHETEIALIPGKQYCPVSALANWLKKSRIGEGPLFRRMNRWGQLMSEPLGPQGINLMIKRRTGQVIDDLYVSGHSLRRGFITSAVTAGKPMNKIIEVTRHKDMRTLQEYFDDAHKFSDHALAGLL, encoded by the coding sequence GTGGCTTATCCAACCATTTCACCCCCTGCTCATCAGTCATTGCAGACAGTCTTCGATCCTGCGCTCAATAGCCGTGCCCGACGTTTCCTGCGCAGTGCAAAAGCGAATTCCACCCTCAATGCCTATCAGGCAGATACCCGTATCTTCGTATACTGGTGCCAGTTGCATGGGCTGGATCCACTGCAAACCAGTCATCACGACATCATGAACTTTCTGGCAGATCAGGCCGACGGCATATTGGCGGACTGGGTATGGTTGGATAAAGAGGAGGGGAAGGGGGAGCTGCGCAATGGGGAGCCACGAAAACCAGCCACCCTAGTGAGACGGCTCGCAGGGATCCGCTATGCCTTCAAGCAGAAGGGGATTCATCCCATGCCGACCGAACACGCGGAGATCAAGGAGATGATGCGGGGCATAGTACGCCTCGGTGATAACCGCAAACGCAAGACGGGAGCCCTGACCCTGCAACCCCTGACACGGGTACTCGACGAGATAGACACCTCCACCCTGGCAGGGCTGCGGGATCACACCTTGCTGCTCTTGATGTTCAGTGGCGCCTTGCGCCGCTCGGAGGCGGCTCGCATCGAGGTGGGCGATCTCGACTTCGTGGGGCAGGGGATAAGGCTTCGCCTCAAGCCGAGCAAGCATCAGCTCCATGAAACCGAGATAGCACTCATTCCTGGCAAGCAATATTGCCCGGTGTCGGCGCTGGCCAACTGGCTCAAGAAAAGCCGGATCGGCGAGGGGCCGCTGTTTCGCCGCATGAACCGTTGGGGTCAGCTTATGTCTGAGCCACTCGGACCCCAGGGCATCAACCTGATGATCAAGCGGCGAACCGGCCAGGTCATCGACGATCTCTATGTCAGTGGCCACAGCCTGCGCCGAGGCTTCATCACCTCGGCGGTGACCGCGGGCAAGCCCATGAACAAGATCATCGAGGTGACACGGCACAAGGACATGCGTACCCTGCAGGAGTATTTCGACGATGCGCACAAGTTCTCCGATCATGCCCTCGCAGGCTTGCTGTAA
- a CDS encoding paraquat-inducible protein A, producing MSDPHSVIVCPACDLLIERKLLPLRRHAHCPRCHQHLYGRYAFRPSQLMALTITGFLLLPSALFEPLLYLRLAGVNSDANLLKGIVMLFKEGELWVASLVLWCAVLAPAGLLLGIFALASGLSKRWHMLAPTLKAVEVFRHWAMLEVYIVSLMVALFKLIDIADVRLGGGLLSLGILMLLNMTLLILFDPAPYWERIPLHNASQEPEHDTDQRP from the coding sequence CTGCCACTGCGTCGTCACGCCCATTGTCCGCGCTGTCATCAGCATCTCTATGGGCGCTATGCTTTTCGTCCTTCCCAGCTGATGGCCCTGACCATCACCGGTTTCCTGCTGCTGCCCTCCGCCCTCTTCGAACCCCTGCTCTACCTGCGCCTGGCCGGGGTCAACTCCGATGCCAACCTGCTCAAAGGCATTGTGATGCTGTTCAAGGAAGGTGAACTCTGGGTGGCGAGCCTGGTGCTCTGGTGCGCCGTGCTGGCGCCGGCGGGGTTGCTGCTCGGCATCTTTGCGCTTGCCTCCGGCCTTTCCAAACGCTGGCACATGCTGGCCCCGACGCTCAAGGCCGTGGAGGTGTTCCGGCACTGGGCCATGCTGGAGGTTTACATCGTCAGCCTGATGGTCGCCCTGTTCAAGCTTATCGACATCGCCGACGTGCGTCTGGGGGGCGGTCTGCTCAGCCTCGGAATATTGATGCTGCTCAACATGACGCTGCTCATCCTCTTCGACCCCGCCCCCTACTGGGAGCGGATACCGCTGCACAACGCCTCGCAGGAGCCGGAACATGATACCGACCAGCGCCCGTGA
- the pabC gene encoding aminodeoxychorismate lyase yields the protein MLINGIPTEALSARDRGLAYGDGHFTTMLVKQGQMIWWPAHLARLQHACARLGFADLPWDALAAEVAQLAVGQTQAVAKIVLTRGSGGRGYDGAGCNSPTRIVSLAPYPAHYLGWQQNGIAALVCQQQLGDAPMLAGLKTLGRLEQVLLKSELAARGGVEGIVLNSRGFLVEGVSANLFWRRGKTVFTPDLSRAGIDGIMRKRVIMMLKQMGIELRVVEAPLESLWQAEEVWLTNTLMGIVPVTSIGDVHYPSPVLIRRLQERLVIEV from the coding sequence TTGCTGATTAATGGAATACCGACAGAAGCTCTGTCCGCCAGGGATAGAGGGCTGGCATACGGGGACGGCCATTTCACCACCATGCTGGTGAAGCAGGGGCAGATGATCTGGTGGCCGGCACACCTGGCAAGGTTGCAACATGCCTGCGCCAGACTCGGATTTGCGGATCTTCCCTGGGATGCCCTGGCCGCCGAGGTGGCGCAATTGGCAGTAGGGCAGACGCAGGCTGTCGCCAAGATAGTGCTGACCCGTGGCAGTGGGGGACGGGGCTATGATGGAGCGGGATGCAATTCTCCCACCCGCATCGTCTCCCTGGCACCATACCCGGCCCACTACCTTGGTTGGCAGCAAAACGGCATCGCTGCCCTGGTCTGCCAGCAGCAGCTCGGCGATGCTCCCATGCTGGCAGGGCTCAAGACCCTGGGTCGTCTGGAACAAGTTCTGCTCAAAAGCGAACTTGCCGCGCGGGGCGGAGTCGAAGGTATAGTATTGAACAGCCGTGGATTTCTGGTAGAAGGAGTCAGCGCGAATCTGTTTTGGCGTCGTGGCAAGACGGTGTTCACACCGGATCTCTCCCGCGCAGGGATAGATGGCATCATGCGCAAGCGCGTGATCATGATGCTTAAACAGATGGGCATTGAACTGCGTGTCGTGGAGGCTCCGCTGGAGTCACTGTGGCAGGCCGAAGAAGTCTGGTTGACCAATACCCTGATGGGCATAGTGCCGGTCACCAGCATTGGGGATGTGCATTATCCCAGCCCGGTATTGATCCGCCGTTTACAGGAGCGTTTGGTCATTGAAGTTTAA
- a CDS encoding MlaD family protein, giving the protein MIGAEPVIEKHRWLSPVWLLPFIALLLAGGFIYQQWTSSGQLIRINFAQGNGILPGKTQLRYQGVAIGVVQDLELAQDGRKIAVLAKVDSRARPLIRKGSDFWLVSPKASLTEISGLDTLVSGNYINLQPGRDNNPLEDEFDALDGPPPGYQAQGRTLHLTADSLGSVGIGAKIYFRGIEVGSVINTRLGEDNQNVILDLVIEPRFEHLVKVDTRFWNISGIKGSFSLAGVSVEAGSLTSILSGGIAFDSPKESPVAQKGLNFTLYKGLAEAARGERITIQAGSLPVKEGMPILYEGIEIGRIDPIRLTEQGRVVTALINPEQAFRMTGKSRLIWETVSLSATGVKHADRLLAGPAIRLDYVAGEKVSTMALASQEQRDGIRLTLQADDLAGLNEGAPLWFKGLQIGQLGALTLDAKGNASVNLVVNEGYQHLLKRARFYRAAPLQVQADLSGLKVEASPASAWLAGGIKLVQATGGERIDRLYPSQELALLGSRDARPERWTLRAEQADGIGVGSPVLYLGLEAGKVKALKAEERGVVITLEIDAVYAPLLKQQPQFWKKAAIDGKIRLDGVQVKMGNLATLLRGAIEFDRLGTGRSSHQLFDSKEQASTQVRTLTLTADSNPGLGVGSPIRYRGVDIGKVEQIELDPTLGQVSFRAELDGQYAARFLQSGARYTLVQAKLGLGGVSHLDTLIKGAFVEASPGQGAGKERFPLSQSTPIGLALTLKSPSVSGISVGSPLLFRKMVVGSVSGVALARDGSEVLIEVNVAQEYAHLVRANSRFWNVSGVKADIGLTGGTIEVETVQSLLTGGIAFNTPEREMGPTVKAGHSYPLYGKAEKEWLEWSPRIQP; this is encoded by the coding sequence ATGATCGGGGCTGAACCCGTCATTGAGAAACATCGCTGGTTATCCCCAGTCTGGTTGTTGCCCTTCATCGCCCTCTTGCTGGCGGGTGGTTTCATCTACCAGCAGTGGACGAGCAGCGGTCAACTCATTCGCATCAACTTTGCCCAGGGCAACGGCATCTTGCCGGGCAAGACCCAACTGCGTTATCAGGGGGTGGCCATAGGGGTGGTCCAGGATCTGGAGCTGGCACAGGACGGTCGCAAGATAGCCGTGCTCGCCAAGGTCGACAGCCGCGCCCGCCCGCTCATCCGCAAGGGCTCCGACTTCTGGCTGGTGAGCCCCAAGGCCTCCCTCACCGAGATCTCGGGTCTCGATACCCTGGTCTCCGGCAACTACATCAACCTGCAACCCGGTCGGGACAACAACCCGCTGGAGGACGAATTCGATGCCCTGGACGGCCCTCCCCCCGGCTACCAGGCCCAGGGGCGCACCCTGCACCTGACCGCCGACTCCCTGGGGTCGGTCGGCATCGGTGCCAAGATCTACTTCCGCGGGATCGAGGTCGGCAGCGTCATCAATACCCGCCTGGGAGAGGATAACCAGAATGTGATCCTGGATCTGGTGATAGAGCCGCGCTTCGAACACCTGGTCAAGGTGGATACCCGCTTCTGGAACATCAGTGGCATCAAGGGCTCCTTCAGCCTGGCCGGTGTCAGCGTGGAGGCTGGCAGCCTCACCTCCATACTGAGCGGCGGCATAGCGTTCGACTCCCCCAAGGAGTCGCCCGTCGCGCAGAAGGGGCTCAATTTCACCCTCTATAAAGGGCTGGCCGAGGCGGCACGTGGCGAGCGCATCACCATCCAGGCGGGCTCTCTGCCTGTCAAGGAAGGCATGCCCATCCTCTATGAAGGGATAGAGATTGGCAGGATAGACCCCATTCGCCTGACCGAGCAGGGCCGGGTCGTCACGGCGCTGATCAACCCCGAGCAGGCATTTCGAATGACCGGCAAGAGCCGTCTGATCTGGGAGACTGTCTCCCTCTCCGCCACCGGGGTCAAGCATGCGGATCGCCTGCTGGCCGGACCGGCCATCCGCCTCGACTATGTGGCAGGGGAAAAGGTCAGCACCATGGCGCTGGCGAGCCAGGAGCAGCGCGATGGCATCAGGCTGACCCTGCAGGCGGACGATCTGGCCGGCTTGAACGAGGGCGCCCCGCTCTGGTTCAAGGGGTTGCAGATAGGCCAGCTGGGGGCGCTGACCCTGGATGCCAAAGGCAATGCCAGCGTCAACCTGGTGGTGAACGAGGGTTATCAGCACCTGCTGAAACGGGCCCGTTTCTATCGCGCTGCCCCCTTGCAGGTGCAGGCCGATCTGAGCGGCCTCAAGGTGGAGGCCAGCCCGGCGAGTGCCTGGCTGGCAGGCGGGATCAAGCTGGTCCAGGCCACCGGAGGGGAGCGTATCGACCGTCTCTATCCCAGTCAGGAGCTGGCCCTGCTCGGCAGTCGTGATGCAAGACCCGAGCGCTGGACACTGCGCGCCGAACAGGCGGACGGGATAGGCGTAGGTTCCCCCGTCCTCTATCTGGGGCTGGAAGCGGGCAAGGTCAAGGCGTTGAAAGCCGAGGAGCGCGGGGTGGTCATCACCCTGGAGATAGACGCCGTCTACGCCCCCCTGCTCAAGCAGCAGCCCCAGTTCTGGAAGAAGGCGGCTATCGACGGCAAGATCCGGCTCGACGGGGTGCAGGTCAAGATGGGCAACCTCGCCACCCTGTTGCGGGGGGCCATCGAATTTGACCGGCTCGGCACCGGCCGCAGCAGCCATCAGCTGTTTGACAGCAAGGAGCAGGCCAGCACCCAGGTGCGCACCCTGACCCTGACCGCCGACAGCAACCCCGGGCTCGGTGTGGGCAGCCCTATCCGTTATCGCGGGGTGGATATCGGCAAGGTGGAGCAGATTGAACTGGATCCCACCCTGGGTCAGGTGAGCTTCAGGGCCGAGCTGGATGGGCAGTACGCCGCCCGTTTCCTGCAGAGTGGAGCACGTTACACCCTGGTGCAGGCCAAGCTCGGGCTGGGGGGCGTCTCCCACCTCGACACCCTGATCAAGGGCGCCTTCGTGGAGGCCAGCCCGGGCCAGGGTGCGGGCAAGGAGCGATTCCCCCTGAGTCAGAGCACCCCCATCGGATTGGCCCTGACCCTCAAGAGCCCCTCCGTGAGTGGCATCAGCGTCGGCAGCCCCCTGCTGTTTCGCAAGATGGTGGTGGGCAGCGTCAGCGGGGTGGCACTGGCACGGGATGGCAGCGAGGTGCTGATCGAGGTGAACGTCGCTCAGGAATACGCCCATCTGGTGCGCGCTAACAGCCGCTTCTGGAACGTGTCCGGGGTCAAGGCCGACATCGGCCTGACCGGCGGCACAATAGAGGTGGAAACAGTGCAGAGTCTGCTGACCGGTGGCATCGCCTTCAACACCCCGGAGCGGGAGATGGGGCCGACCGTCAAGGCCGGCCACAGTTACCCGCTCTATGGCAAGGCGGAGAAGGAGTGGCTGGAGTGGAGCCCCCGCATCCAGCCCTGA
- a CDS encoding paraquat-inducible protein A: MIPTSARELGLCRCHTCGLLVRYQSAMSCPRCHSPLQMRIPRSLAWSWGLLALAAFMLLPANLLPITHFYNKGLLQSDTIFSGIMALYRSKMSGIATIVLTASIIVPIGKILGLGWICWQLQRSKPVRRKRQLIMYRIIDFIGRWSMLDLFVISLMVALVDRGVLLNVRAGPGATAFAGVVILTMMSARMLDTRLLWDKAAR; the protein is encoded by the coding sequence ATGATACCGACCAGCGCCCGTGAACTCGGGCTCTGCCGCTGCCACACCTGCGGTTTGTTGGTGCGTTACCAGAGCGCCATGAGCTGCCCCCGCTGCCACAGTCCTTTGCAGATGCGGATCCCCCGTTCGCTGGCCTGGTCATGGGGCCTGCTGGCGCTCGCCGCCTTCATGCTGCTGCCCGCCAACCTGCTACCCATCACCCACTTCTACAACAAGGGATTACTGCAGTCCGATACCATTTTCAGCGGTATCATGGCGCTCTATCGCAGCAAGATGTCAGGGATAGCTACCATAGTGCTGACCGCGAGCATCATAGTCCCCATCGGCAAGATACTGGGACTGGGCTGGATCTGCTGGCAGTTGCAGCGCAGCAAGCCGGTGCGACGCAAGCGTCAGCTCATCATGTATCGCATCATCGATTTCATCGGTCGCTGGTCCATGCTGGACCTGTTCGTGATCTCGCTGATGGTGGCCCTGGTGGATCGCGGGGTCTTGCTCAACGTGCGGGCCGGGCCAGGGGCAACTGCCTTCGCCGGCGTGGTGATCCTCACCATGATGTCGGCCCGGATGCTCGACACCCGTCTGCTGTGGGACAAGGCGGCCCGTTAA
- a CDS encoding YchF/TatD family DNA exonuclease produces MLLVDSHCHLDRLSYGSKQTDMADVLAKAAKLDVGYFLCVSVTQAQFPTMLAAIAPYPQVFASCGVHPLNQDPGVDAALLLTQAADERVVAIGETGLDYFYSPENKEVQQASFREHIRVARTLNKPLIIHTRDAQQDTLQIMREEGADQVGGVLHCFTESLEMAQAAMKMGFYISISGIATFKNASALQAVVKALPLERLLIETDSPYLAPVPHRGRENEPAFVRDVAQFIADLRQISLAELAEATSHNFFELFKLAKK; encoded by the coding sequence ATGTTACTCGTTGATTCCCATTGCCATCTCGACCGTCTCAGCTATGGCAGCAAGCAGACCGACATGGCCGATGTCTTGGCCAAGGCCGCAAAACTGGATGTGGGGTATTTTCTCTGCGTCAGCGTGACCCAGGCGCAGTTCCCGACCATGCTGGCGGCGATCGCCCCTTATCCCCAGGTGTTTGCCTCCTGTGGTGTTCATCCCCTCAATCAGGATCCCGGTGTGGACGCCGCCTTGCTGCTGACCCAGGCGGCGGATGAGAGAGTGGTGGCCATAGGGGAAACCGGGCTCGACTACTTCTATTCGCCGGAAAACAAGGAGGTACAGCAAGCCTCCTTCCGGGAACACATCCGGGTGGCCCGGACACTGAACAAGCCCCTCATCATTCACACCCGGGATGCCCAGCAAGACACCTTGCAGATCATGCGTGAAGAGGGGGCCGATCAGGTGGGAGGCGTGCTGCACTGTTTCACCGAGTCTCTCGAGATGGCCCAGGCCGCCATGAAGATGGGCTTTTACATCTCCATCTCGGGGATAGCCACCTTCAAGAATGCCTCGGCCCTGCAGGCCGTGGTCAAGGCATTGCCACTGGAGCGATTGCTGATAGAGACGGACTCCCCTTATCTTGCCCCTGTTCCTCACAGGGGGAGGGAGAACGAGCCCGCCTTCGTACGAGATGTCGCGCAATTTATTGCCGATCTGCGGCAGATATCGCTGGCCGAATTGGCAGAAGCCACCAGCCACAATTTCTTTGAGCTATTCAAGCTGGCGAAGAAATAA
- a CDS encoding RepB family protein, producing the protein MSQEIKMNVAQDNAERQRQHVKRKQETHSRLQCWISNRHAQRLQELGQHLEDNQTSLIEQAIDLLYQHELVPQYVEEHSDQHAHHEKQSRADTID; encoded by the coding sequence ATGAGCCAGGAAATAAAGATGAATGTGGCGCAAGACAATGCCGAGCGGCAACGCCAACACGTGAAACGCAAGCAGGAAACCCACAGCAGGCTGCAATGCTGGATCAGTAATCGCCACGCCCAGCGCTTGCAGGAGCTCGGCCAGCATCTGGAAGACAACCAGACCTCCCTCATCGAGCAGGCGATCGACTTGCTCTATCAGCACGAGCTGGTGCCGCAATATGTTGAAGAGCACAGTGACCAGCACGCTCACCATGAAAAGCAATCCCGGGCAGACACCATAGATTGA
- the rsmF gene encoding 16S rRNA (cytosine(1407)-C(5))-methyltransferase RsmF — protein MHDNTYLPEHFLRHIADIMPAHLSMDAFVASCRRPLRRSIRVNTLKISVPDFVTRMAPLGWQLDPVPWCETGFWLTRADESVPLGNSAEHLCGLFYIQEASSMLPVTALFASERIKHDGMLLDAAAAPGSKTTQVAALMDNQGMLVANEFSSSRLKVLSANIQRCGVTNVGMTHFDAKVFGQWLPETFDAILLDAPCSGEGTVRKDEDALRNWSLESIKEIAAVQQGLLESAFHALKPGGVLVYSTCTLSLQENQAVCQSLQDKFGDALSVDSLADLFPGAGQACTPEGYLHVWPQIFDSEGFFVARISKHHSVPNTMFKPGKLGKFPFSPLPAKEAEPMLREIEASFGVIPCGQLCGRNDEIWLFPHAFEQVQGKLRFDRIGIKLAETFKKGYRLTHEWALAYGSLATRGCVELDAANGREFMMGRDVWPELAPGTGEVIVRYQGHPLGMGKWVGSRIKNALPRELVRDNNLFNE, from the coding sequence GTGCACGACAATACCTACCTTCCCGAACACTTCCTGCGTCATATCGCGGACATCATGCCGGCCCATCTCTCCATGGATGCATTCGTGGCGAGCTGTCGGCGGCCGCTGCGGCGCAGCATCCGGGTCAACACCCTCAAGATCTCTGTGCCCGACTTCGTGACACGCATGGCGCCACTGGGCTGGCAGCTGGATCCCGTGCCCTGGTGCGAGACCGGCTTCTGGCTGACCCGTGCCGACGAGAGCGTGCCCCTTGGCAACAGCGCCGAGCACCTGTGCGGCCTCTTCTACATCCAGGAGGCGAGCTCCATGCTGCCGGTGACGGCGCTCTTTGCCAGCGAGCGGATAAAGCACGATGGCATGCTGCTGGATGCGGCGGCGGCGCCCGGCTCAAAGACTACCCAGGTAGCGGCCCTCATGGACAACCAGGGCATGCTGGTCGCCAATGAGTTTTCCAGCAGCCGGCTCAAGGTGCTGAGCGCCAATATCCAGCGCTGTGGCGTGACCAATGTGGGCATGACCCATTTCGATGCCAAGGTGTTTGGCCAGTGGTTGCCGGAAACCTTCGATGCCATCCTGCTCGATGCCCCCTGCTCGGGGGAAGGCACAGTGCGCAAGGATGAAGATGCCCTGCGCAACTGGAGTCTGGAGAGCATCAAGGAGATTGCCGCTGTGCAGCAAGGCCTGCTGGAGAGTGCCTTCCACGCCCTCAAGCCCGGCGGCGTGCTGGTCTACTCCACCTGCACCCTGAGCCTGCAGGAGAACCAGGCCGTCTGTCAGTCGCTGCAAGACAAGTTCGGCGACGCCCTGAGTGTCGACTCCCTGGCCGACCTCTTCCCCGGTGCCGGGCAGGCCTGTACCCCTGAGGGTTACCTGCATGTCTGGCCCCAGATCTTCGACAGCGAGGGCTTCTTCGTCGCCAGGATCAGCAAGCATCACTCAGTGCCCAATACCATGTTCAAGCCGGGCAAGCTCGGCAAATTCCCCTTCTCCCCTCTGCCGGCGAAAGAGGCCGAGCCCATGTTGCGGGAGATAGAGGCGAGCTTCGGGGTCATCCCGTGTGGGCAGCTGTGTGGTCGCAATGACGAGATCTGGCTCTTCCCTCACGCCTTTGAGCAGGTACAGGGCAAGCTGCGCTTCGATCGCATCGGCATCAAGCTGGCGGAAACCTTCAAGAAGGGTTATCGCCTCACCCACGAATGGGCACTGGCCTACGGCAGCCTGGCCACCCGGGGGTGTGTCGAGCTGGATGCCGCCAACGGGCGTGAATTCATGATGGGACGGGATGTCTGGCCCGAGCTGGCACCGGGAACGGGGGAAGTGATCGTCCGCTATCAGGGGCACCCGCTCGGTATGGGGAAATGGGTGGGGAGCCGCATCAAGAATGCCCTGCCCCGTGAGTTGGTGCGGGACAACAACTTGTTCAATGAGTGA
- the mltG gene encoding endolytic transglycosylase MltG: MKFNRLYTLLAGAALTVAAAGGYVYYKWQQVETLTNKGPTRLFTVEKGAHAARLITELGEGETSPWAVRLWLRGHPELVAIKSGTYEIKEGAPLKETLSLFASGKEFHFSLTFVEGSRFEDWLKQLSSAPYLERLTVEQSETELAQELGIDNGKLEGWFLPETYAYTTHASDISILRRAYQDMKAFLDASWEKRQANLPYKTPYEALIMASIIEKETGQPDERAQIASVFVNRLRLGMKLQTDPTVIYGVKDRYDGNIRRSDLTDVNPYNTYVIDGLPPTPIAMPGKASIEAALNPKSTDYLYFVAKGGGAHYFSRTLDEHNRAVREFILKKP, translated from the coding sequence TTGAAGTTTAATCGGCTCTACACCCTGCTCGCGGGGGCGGCACTGACCGTTGCCGCCGCCGGGGGTTATGTGTATTACAAATGGCAGCAGGTGGAGACGCTCACCAACAAGGGGCCGACGCGCCTCTTTACCGTCGAAAAAGGCGCCCATGCGGCGCGTCTGATCACCGAATTGGGGGAGGGGGAAACCAGCCCCTGGGCGGTGCGACTCTGGCTGCGTGGCCACCCCGAACTGGTTGCCATCAAGTCTGGTACCTATGAGATCAAGGAAGGGGCCCCGCTCAAGGAGACCCTCTCCCTGTTTGCCTCCGGCAAGGAGTTTCATTTCAGCCTGACCTTTGTCGAGGGTTCCCGTTTCGAGGACTGGTTGAAGCAGCTCTCGAGCGCCCCTTACTTGGAGCGGCTGACCGTGGAGCAGAGCGAGACTGAGCTGGCGCAGGAGCTTGGCATCGACAACGGCAAGCTGGAAGGCTGGTTCCTGCCGGAAACCTACGCCTATACCACCCATGCCAGTGACATCTCCATCCTGCGCCGCGCCTACCAGGACATGAAAGCCTTCCTGGACGCATCCTGGGAGAAGCGTCAGGCCAATCTGCCCTACAAGACGCCCTATGAGGCGCTCATCATGGCCTCCATCATCGAGAAAGAGACGGGCCAACCGGATGAGCGGGCGCAGATCGCCTCGGTGTTCGTCAATCGGCTTCGCCTTGGCATGAAGCTGCAGACAGATCCTACCGTCATCTACGGGGTGAAGGATCGCTATGACGGCAACATTCGCCGCAGCGATCTCACCGATGTGAACCCCTACAACACCTATGTGATCGATGGCTTGCCGCCCACGCCCATCGCCATGCCGGGCAAGGCCTCCATCGAGGCGGCGCTCAACCCCAAGTCGACCGACTATCTCTATTTCGTCGCCAAGGGGGGCGGGGCCCACTATTTCTCCAGGACCCTCGATGAACACAATAGAGCGGTTCGCGAATTCATTTTGAAGAAACCCTAA
- the holB gene encoding DNA polymerase III subunit delta': MYPWLIPDWQALSQTAQAGRLGHAWLLLGDPGLGKEQLAERLARLYLCQQPDRGEPCGHCHACQLLYKGHHPDLGIIGADSKSIGVEAIREICGRLQSTSQLGRGKVVIIPDAERMTESAANALLKTLEEPAGDSLLLLIASRVSRLLPTILSRCHKHVCQLPTEGETLRWLGEQGHQATQAQVRICQGAPLRVLSYIEEQQDGARRMLLESFVSLSQTPTRAASVCSQLAEESQIRLHWLQLFLCDALKTQAGCGHHQLAMPDLAALSEQLAQLHSSERLLEAEQQLVTLKAACQPGQLSNPTIHLMNWLNRWL, translated from the coding sequence ATGTATCCCTGGCTGATCCCGGATTGGCAGGCCCTGAGCCAGACCGCTCAGGCCGGTCGCCTGGGTCACGCCTGGCTGCTGCTCGGGGATCCCGGCCTTGGCAAGGAGCAGCTTGCAGAACGATTGGCGCGCCTGTACCTCTGCCAGCAACCGGATCGCGGTGAACCCTGCGGTCACTGCCACGCCTGCCAGCTGCTGTACAAGGGCCATCATCCGGATCTCGGCATCATAGGTGCCGACAGCAAGAGCATAGGGGTCGAGGCCATCCGCGAGATCTGCGGCCGCCTGCAGAGCACCTCCCAGCTGGGGCGCGGTAAGGTGGTGATCATTCCGGACGCCGAGCGGATGACGGAGTCCGCCGCCAATGCCCTGCTGAAAACCCTGGAAGAGCCGGCCGGTGACAGCCTGTTGCTGCTGATCGCCTCCAGGGTTTCCCGCCTGCTGCCCACCATCCTCAGCCGTTGCCACAAGCATGTCTGTCAGCTGCCGACGGAGGGGGAGACACTGCGCTGGCTGGGTGAACAGGGTCATCAGGCCACTCAGGCCCAGGTGCGGATCTGTCAGGGGGCACCGCTTCGTGTGCTCAGTTACATCGAAGAGCAGCAGGATGGGGCCAGACGGATGCTACTCGAGAGCTTCGTCTCCCTGTCGCAGACGCCGACCCGGGCGGCGAGTGTCTGTTCCCAGCTGGCAGAGGAGAGCCAGATCAGGTTGCACTGGTTGCAACTCTTCCTGTGCGATGCCCTCAAGACCCAGGCGGGCTGTGGTCATCATCAGCTGGCGATGCCGGACTTGGCTGCCCTCAGCGAGCAGCTGGCACAGTTGCACTCCAGCGAAAGATTGCTGGAGGCCGAGCAGCAACTGGTGACGCTCAAGGCCGCCTGCCAGCCGGGTCAACTCTCCAATCCCACCATCCATCTGATGAACTGGCTCAATCGCTGGTTATGA
- the tmk gene encoding dTMP kinase, with amino-acid sequence MSKFIVIEGLEGAGKSSAVRYVTDYLHAHGIDRIECTREPGGTPLAERMRAIVKEVHDERLTIEAELLLMYASRVQLVETRIKPALAEGIWVVGDRHDLSSQAYQGGGRGIDAQLIGAIKQAVLGDFKPDLTLYLDIDPALGLQRARHRGELDRIELEQLSFFERTRTRYLELAAKDDSILVIDASQTPDRVKAAIEAALDSTLCIPG; translated from the coding sequence ATGTCTAAATTTATCGTGATTGAAGGACTGGAAGGGGCAGGGAAGAGCTCCGCGGTGCGCTATGTGACCGACTATCTGCATGCCCATGGCATCGACAGGATTGAGTGTACCCGTGAGCCGGGTGGCACCCCCCTGGCGGAGCGGATGCGCGCCATCGTCAAGGAGGTGCACGACGAGCGCCTCACCATAGAAGCCGAGTTGCTGCTGATGTATGCCTCCCGGGTGCAACTCGTGGAGACCCGGATCAAGCCGGCGCTGGCCGAGGGCATCTGGGTGGTGGGGGACAGGCACGATCTCTCCTCCCAGGCCTATCAGGGGGGCGGTCGCGGTATCGATGCCCAGCTCATCGGCGCCATCAAGCAAGCGGTGCTCGGCGACTTCAAGCCAGATTTGACCCTCTACCTCGATATCGATCCCGCCCTCGGTCTGCAACGTGCCCGCCATCGCGGCGAGCTCGACAGGATCGAGCTGGAGCAACTCAGCTTCTTTGAGCGCACCCGCACCCGCTACCTGGAACTCGCGGCCAAGGATGACAGCATCCTGGTGATCGATGCGAGCCAGACGCCGGATCGAGTCAAGGCCGCCATCGAAGCTGCACTGGACAGCACCCTATGTATCCCTGGCTGA